From Vanacampus margaritifer isolate UIUO_Vmar chromosome 8, RoL_Vmar_1.0, whole genome shotgun sequence, a single genomic window includes:
- the LOC144057144 gene encoding leucine-rich repeat-containing protein 3-like isoform X2, with the protein MPIKVVFFCNVRRAYADGGGDVRVEVRVGGRRRGHVPSSATAAMEQTSKRSRPPGGDAARWLCGVLLFCSLWIPARPQCPDGCHCAWDTSTVLCSDAGLQEVPSGIPPDTVSLHLERNNIRSLPESAFVELAHLRDLYLAHNRIDSLSSGALRRLGPELRLLDLSHNQLRQASRDEFGGTRAKTRLYHNPWHCDCTLQELMETLNLEPETVNGIVCESSVRGLGEASRWEDPGVLGEHAGQPLVRLLDSGVNFCSLQRKTTDVAMLVTMFVWFFMVIVYVVYYVRQNQAEARRHLEYLKSLPSPRKTPTETDTLSTGF; encoded by the exons ACGGCGGCGGTGACGTCCGAGTGGAGGTGCGCGTCGGGGGGCGACGCCGAGGCCATGTGCCCAGTTCCGCCACAGCGGCCATGGAGCAGACCTCGAAAAGATCAAGACCCCCGG GAGGCGATGCGGCGCGTTGGCTGTGCGGCGTCTTGTTGTTCTGCTCCTTGTGGATCCCGGCCCGGCCGCAGTGTCCGGACGGCTGCCACTGCGCCTGGGACACGTCCACCGTGCTGTGCTCGGACGCCGGCCTCCAGGAGGTCCCCTCGGGGATCCCGCCGGACACGGTGTCGCTGCACCTGGAGCGCAACAACATCCGCAGCCTCCCCGAGAGCGCCTTCGTGGAGCTGGCCCACCTGCGGGACCTCTACCTGGCGCACAACCGCATCGACTCGCTGTCCTCGGGGGCTCTGCGCCGCCTGGGCCCCGAGCTGCGCCTGCTGGACCTGTCGCACAACCAGCTGAGGCAGGCCAGCCGGGACGAGTTCGGGGGCACGCGGGCCAAGACGCGGCTGTACCACAACCCGTGGCACTGCGACTGCACGCTCCAGGAGCTGATGGAGACGCTCAACCTGGAACCCGAGACGGTCAACGGAATCGTCTGCGAGAGCTCGGTGCGAGGGCTGGGCGAGGCCAGCCGCTGGGAGGACCCGGGCGTGCTGGGCGAGCACGCCGGCCAGCCGCTGGTGCGCCTGCTGGACTCGGGCGTGAATTTCTGCAGTCTGCAGCGCAAGACCACCGACGTGGCCATGCTGGTCACCATGTTCGTGTGGTTCTTCATGGTCATCGTCTACGTGGTCTACTACGTCAGGCAGAACCAGGCCGAGGCCCGCCGGCATCTGGAGTACCTGAAGAGCCTGCCGAGTCCCCGGAAGACCCCCACCGAGACGGACACGCTGAGCACCGGCTTCTGA
- the LOC144057144 gene encoding leucine-rich repeat-containing protein 3-like isoform X1, producing the protein MLRFFFMCATEDVVQSAEVETVLKIRKKESRNVKGKLQRKPFTYGGGDVRVEVRVGGRRRGHVPSSATAAMEQTSKRSRPPGGDAARWLCGVLLFCSLWIPARPQCPDGCHCAWDTSTVLCSDAGLQEVPSGIPPDTVSLHLERNNIRSLPESAFVELAHLRDLYLAHNRIDSLSSGALRRLGPELRLLDLSHNQLRQASRDEFGGTRAKTRLYHNPWHCDCTLQELMETLNLEPETVNGIVCESSVRGLGEASRWEDPGVLGEHAGQPLVRLLDSGVNFCSLQRKTTDVAMLVTMFVWFFMVIVYVVYYVRQNQAEARRHLEYLKSLPSPRKTPTETDTLSTGF; encoded by the exons ATGTTAAGGTTCTTTTTTATGTGCGCTACCGAAGACGTCGTCCAATCAGCTGAGGTTGAAACTGTGCTGAAGATTCGTAAAAAggagtcaagaaatgtgaagGGCAAACTTCAGAGGAAACCATTCACGT ACGGCGGCGGTGACGTCCGAGTGGAGGTGCGCGTCGGGGGGCGACGCCGAGGCCATGTGCCCAGTTCCGCCACAGCGGCCATGGAGCAGACCTCGAAAAGATCAAGACCCCCGG GAGGCGATGCGGCGCGTTGGCTGTGCGGCGTCTTGTTGTTCTGCTCCTTGTGGATCCCGGCCCGGCCGCAGTGTCCGGACGGCTGCCACTGCGCCTGGGACACGTCCACCGTGCTGTGCTCGGACGCCGGCCTCCAGGAGGTCCCCTCGGGGATCCCGCCGGACACGGTGTCGCTGCACCTGGAGCGCAACAACATCCGCAGCCTCCCCGAGAGCGCCTTCGTGGAGCTGGCCCACCTGCGGGACCTCTACCTGGCGCACAACCGCATCGACTCGCTGTCCTCGGGGGCTCTGCGCCGCCTGGGCCCCGAGCTGCGCCTGCTGGACCTGTCGCACAACCAGCTGAGGCAGGCCAGCCGGGACGAGTTCGGGGGCACGCGGGCCAAGACGCGGCTGTACCACAACCCGTGGCACTGCGACTGCACGCTCCAGGAGCTGATGGAGACGCTCAACCTGGAACCCGAGACGGTCAACGGAATCGTCTGCGAGAGCTCGGTGCGAGGGCTGGGCGAGGCCAGCCGCTGGGAGGACCCGGGCGTGCTGGGCGAGCACGCCGGCCAGCCGCTGGTGCGCCTGCTGGACTCGGGCGTGAATTTCTGCAGTCTGCAGCGCAAGACCACCGACGTGGCCATGCTGGTCACCATGTTCGTGTGGTTCTTCATGGTCATCGTCTACGTGGTCTACTACGTCAGGCAGAACCAGGCCGAGGCCCGCCGGCATCTGGAGTACCTGAAGAGCCTGCCGAGTCCCCGGAAGACCCCCACCGAGACGGACACGCTGAGCACCGGCTTCTGA